The genomic segment CTCGGGGTCCGCGCCCGAGAGGTCGGCGACCTCCTGGGCGGTGTAGCGCGGCTCGCCGCCCACCTCGCGCTCGGCGGCCAGGAACAGCAGCAGCCCGCGGCGCTGTGCGCGGCGCAGCTCGTCGGGGGAGAACCCCTGGTCCTGCAGCCAGGCCAGCAGCTCCCGGCGCTCGGCGGCCGCCGCCGCGTCCAGGCCCTCGTAGAAGCCCTCGCCCTCGAAGTCGATCGCCGCGTCCACGCCCGCTAACCCTACGGACGAGATCGCCCAGGCCTCCGGGACCTCCAAGACGCTGATCTACGAGCGCTTGGCGTCCCAGCGCGAGCTGCACGAGACGCTGCTGACCGAGCACGCGGGCGCGCTGCCGGCGCGCATCGCCGCCAACGCGCACGCGGGCACGACGGGGGAGGCGCGGCTGCGCGGCGGCATCGACGCCTTCTTCGCCTGGGTGCAGGAGCGCCCGGAGGGCTGGCGCGAGCTGCTCCGCGACGCGGCCGACCCCGACGCTGCCGGACCGGGCTGGAGCACCGCGGCCGGGCCTGAGCCGGCGGGGGCTCAGGCGGCGCTGCGCGCGGCGTAGTCGACCGGCGTGCAGTCGGCCACGTAGCCCAGCAGCGCGTCGACGATCCGCGGGTCGAAGCGCGTGCCGGCGCCGGCGCGCAGCTCCGCGGCGGCCTGCGCGGGCAGCATCGCCTCGCGCCACGGGCGATCGGAGGTCATCGCGTCGTAGGCGTCGCAGACGGCGACGATGCGGCTGCCGAGCGGGATCGCCTCGTCGCGCAGCCCGTCGGGGTAGCCGCCGCCGTCGACGTGCTCGTGGCAGTGGCGCACGATGCGAGCCACCGGGCCCAGGCCGGGGACGGCGCGCAGGATGCGCTCGCCGACCAGGCTGTGCTCGCGCATCACGCGCCACTCGGCCTCGTCGAGCGGGCCGGGCTTGCGCAGGATGCGGTCGGGGACGGCGACCTTGCCGACGTCGTGCAGCAGCGCGGCCGCCGCGATGCGCTCGACGTCCTCGCTGTCGAGGCCCAGGCGGCGGGCGACGGCCCCGGCCAGCGCGACGACCTTCTCGGAGTGCTCGCCCGTCGGGCGGTCGCGCTCGGCCAGCGCGAGGGCCAGCGCGCCGATCGCCCCGCGCGAGGGCTCGGCCGGCGCCTGGACGCGCCCGGGCATGCCGACCCGTCCGCCGCCCGCCTGGCGCGCGCGCTCCAGGACCTCGGCCCCGTCGGCCAGCAGGCCGTCGAGGTGGGCGGTCCCGCCGTCGACGGCGATGCCGACCGAGACCGTCACCGGGCCGCTCTGCTCGAGCGCGGCGACGAGCCGCTCGGCCACGCCTCGGGCGCCGGTCAGCGGCGCGCCGGGCATGATGACCGCCAGCTCGTCGGCACCGGTGCGCCCGACGATGTCGCCGCCGCGCACGAGCTCGCGCAGGTGCGCGCCGACGACCGACAGCGCCTCGTCGCCGGCCGCCGAGCCGCGACGGCCGTTGAGCGCCCGGAACCCGTCGATGTCGGCGAGCACCAGGGCGGCCGGCTCACCGCGGCGCTGCGAGCCGCGCAGCGCGGCCGCGGCGGCCTCGCGGAACGCGTCGTGGGTCAGGACGCCGGCGACGCGGCGGTCGCGCCGCAGGTAGTCCGTGCGCTCCGCCTCCAGGGCGGCGATGCGGGCCTGCGTGACGCGCAGCTCGTCGCGGAGGCGACGGCTCTCGGTGAACGGGCGCGTCGCCCATCCACCCAGTGCGTCCTTGTTGAGATCACGAGCTCCGGGCACACCGGCGGCATCGACATGCGCGCCCGCGGGCTCGTGCGAGTCGCCGTGATGGTGGACACATCGGCGATCGCCGCCGGATCTTGAGCGCGATGTCCGGGAAGGCATCCGCCCCGGGCCGCAGAATGCCGGGTCCGTGAACGTCCTCGGCATCGATCCCGGCCTGGCGAACACCGGCTACGGCCTGGTGGCGCGCCGCGGCGCGCGCATCGTCGCCCTCGACGGCGGGGTCGTGCACACGGCGGCCGGCGTGCCGGCCGAGCAGCGCCTGGCGTCGATCTTCTCCGAGGTCGACGAGCTGCTGGAGCGCCACCGGCCCGACGCCGTCGCGCTCGAGGACCTCTTCTTCGGCCAGAACGCCCGCAGCGCGTTCGCGGTCGGCCAGGCCCGCGGGGTCGTCATGCTCGCCGCGGGCCGGCGCGGCGTGCCGTGTGCGTCCTACACGCCCCAGCAGGTCAAGCAGGCCGTCTGCGGCACGGGCCGCGCGGGCAAGGACCAGGTGGCGCGGATGGTCTGCGCGATGCTCGGCCTCCCCGGCGACCCGCTGCCCGACCACGCCACCGACGCGCTGGCGGTCGGCGTCTGCCACGTCAACCACGCCCCGTTGGCGCAGGCGCTGGCGGTGGCCCGGTGATCGCGCTCGTCGCCGGCGAGGTCGCGGTGCGCCGCGCCGACCACGTCGTGATCGAGACGGCGTCGGGCGTCGGGTACCGCCTCGCGGTGTCGGCCGAGACCCTCAAGCACGTGCCGGCGGCCGGCGGCGCGGTATCGCTGCACGCCCACCTCGTCGTGCGCGACGACGCGCTGGCGCTCTACGGCTTCGCCACCGAGGACGAGCGCGACCTCTTCCTGCTGCTCATCGGCGTGCAGTCCGTCGGCCCCAAGATGGCGCTGGCGGTGCTCTCGGGCGGCTCCTCGCGGGAGCTCATCACCGCGCTGGCCGCCGGCGACGTCAAGCGCCTGGTGGCCGTGCCGGGGATCGGCAAGCGCACGGCCGAGCGGATCGTCGTCGAGCTGCGCGAGAAGGTCTCCGTGCACGCCGGCGGCCTGGACGTCCCGGGCGAGGGCATCACCGTGCGCCGCACCGACGAGCCGCGCGAGCTCGCACGCGACGGGCTCGTCGAGCTCGGCTTCAGCCCCGAGGAGGCCGAGCGCCTGCTGGCCGGCGCCGACGGCGAGACGACCGAGGAGCTCCTGCAGCAGGCGCTGCGGGCGGCGCGATCCTGATGCGCATCCAGACGCCCGAGGAGGCCTTCGCCGAGGACCTCGACCGCTCGCTGCGACCCCGGACGCTGGCCGACTTCGTGGGCCAGGACGGCCTCAAGGCCCAGCTGCAGGTCTCGCTCGAGGCGGCCAAGGCCCGCGGCGAGGCGCTGGACCATGTCCTGCTGGCCGGGCCGCCCGGCCTGGGCAAGACGTCGCTGGCCCAGATCCTGGCCGCCGAGATGGGCGTGCCGTTCGTCCAGACCGCCGCGCCCGCGCTGGAGCGCAAGGCCGACATCGCCGCGTTCCTCAGCGCGCTCGAGCCGCGCAGCGTCTTCTTCGTCGATGAGCTGCACCGCCTCAGCCGCGCGCTGGAGGAGACGTTCTACCCGGCGATGGAGGACCTCCAGCTGCCCATCACGCTGGGCCAGGGCGCCGGGGCGCGCGTGACGAACCTGCCCCTGCCGCCGTTCACGCTCGTCGGCGCCACGACCCGGGCCGGGCTGCTGACCACGCCGCTGCGCGACCGCTTCGGCATCCAGCATCGCCTCGAGCCCTACGACGGGCCGGAGCTGACCGCGATCGTGCACCGCAGCGCCCACATCCTGGGCTGCGAGGTGCAGGAGGCCGGCGCGTCGGCCATCGCCCGGCGCTCGCGCGGCACCCCGCGCGTGGCCAACCGGCTGCTCAAGCGCGTGCGCGACTTCGCCGAGGTCCGCGGCCGCGGGGTCGTGGACGCCGCGACGGCCGACGCGGCGCTCGACCTCCTGCAGATCGACGACCTCGGGCTCGACCGCCTGGACCGCGAGATCCTCTCCGCCGTCTGCTCGAAGTTCGGCGGCGGCCCGGTCGGCCTCTCGACCCTCGCGGTCACCGTGGGGGAGGAGCAGGACACCATCGAGGACGTCTACGAGCCCTACCTGCTGCAGTGCGGCTTCCTCATGCGCACGCCGCGCGGCCGCGTCGCCACGGCCGGCGCCTACGCGCACCTCGGGCTCGAGGCGCCCGAGGACCCCGCGCTGTTCTAGGGCGCCCACGCCGGGCGGGCGGTGTCACGCGGCGGGCTTCGCCCCTGGGCGGGCGTTGCCACTCACGCGCACGGGCGCTGGCCCAGCGGCAGCTCGCGCGCGCCGCCACGGCGGGTGATGTCGAAGCCCGCGGGGCTGCCGGCGAGCACCAGGGCGTTGCCGTCGACGGTCACGCGCGTGGAGGCCAGGCCGATGTTCAGGCGCACGCGGCGCTCCGTGAAGACCTTGACGCCGTCCAGCGTCCCGTTGAACAGCTCCGTGCCCGCGCCGTCGTCGACGCACAGGAACGTCGGCACCCGCGACGCGTCGACCCGCACGGTCACGAGCCCCTGGGCCTGCTCGGCGGCCGCCTGGCGGCGCCGGCGCGCCGCGCGCTGCGCGGCCGCGTCGTCGGCCGGCGTGGTCGTGGTCGTGGTCGCGGTGGTGTCCGTCGTCTCGGCCGGCGTGCTCGCCGTCGTGTCGGGCGCGGCGGTCGTCGTCGTGGAGGCGCCGGGCACCCGGGCGGTCGTCGTGCCCGTGGCCGGCAGGTCGTCGCCCGCGCTGCCGCCGCCCGAGCCGCTGCCGATCAGCGCGGCGGCGCCGACGGCGATGGCGAGCACCGCGGCGAGGGCCAGCAGCCCGCCCAGGGCGCGGCCGCGCGAGCGCCCGCTCGGGACGCCGGGGGGAAGCAGGAGCAGGCGCTGGCCGGGCTCGGCATCCAGCAGGTCGGGCTTGACGCCCATCCCCGAGACCTGCAGCGCGGCGCGGACGCGGCGGCGGGCCGCCTCGGTCGGCTCGCGCTCGCCGAAGGCCGCCAGGAGCTGCTCGAGCGTGGGGGAGCGGTCGGCGCCGCGGCCGCGGGCGGCGGCGCGCGCGATCTCGGCCGCGATGCCCGCGTCGACGAGCGGGACCTCAGGGTCTGGCGGTCGCTGGCCCGAGCTCTCCATGTGGGCGGGTGTGTACCAGAGGACCCGGCGTGTTGTGCGCAGATGAAGGCCGTGACGGGGATCGCCCGAAGGCCGATCGCGGCCCGGATACCCTAGACGCGATCCGATGGCCCATCTCTTCATCTGCCCCAACTGCGGCAACCGCACCACCGAGAGCGAACGCAACGCCGGCTTCCGCCGCCAGGCCCGAGGCTGCGCCAAGTGCGGGTTCGGCTTCCTCTTCGAGCTGCTCGACGACTACTACCCCGCGCCGGACGCCGCGTTCTTCGTCTGCGACCAGCAGGGCAAGGTCCTGGCCTGCGGGCGCGGGTCCTTCGAGTTGACCGGCCTCGACGACGAGCGGGTCATCGGACGTCCGGTCCGTGACGTGCTCGGACTGCGCTTCGAGGACGGCGACGATCCCGTCGGCACAGTGCTGGAGTGGGGGGTGCGCAAGCTCAAGCAGACCGTGGAGGTCAACGCGGAGGGCGACCTGCCCGCTCAGGCGACCGCCGACCTCTTCCCGGCGTACGATGACGACGGCGGCATGCTGCTCGTCCTCACGCCGTCCAAGTAAGGGTCCGGTCCGGATCCCGCGGCCCGGGGCAGTACCCTCCCGTCGCTCCGCATGACCGACCGTCGCCGAAACATCATCGTCCTGGGCCTCGTCGCCGCGCTGCTGCTCGCGTCGCTGGCGATCATCATCCCCGGGCTGCCCACCTCGAAGCAGACCCGGCAGGGCCTGGACCTCAAGGGCGGCACGTCGCTGGTCTACGAGGCCAAGCCGACGCGGTTCAGCAAGGTCACGTCGGACTCCATCCAGCGCACGATGGACATCATGCGCGACCGCGTCGACAACCTCGGCGTGGCCGAGCCCGAGATCCAGCGCGCGGGCTCCAACCAGATCGACGTCTCGCTGCCCGACGTCCAGAACGCCGACCAGGCCCAGCAGCAGGTCGGCACGACCGCCCAGCTGTACTTCTACGACTGGGAGAAGACGGTCCTCGGCCCGGACGGCAAGCCGCATCCGACCGACGCCGCCGTCACCGGCGGCCAGGCGGCGGGCACCCCCGGCCAGGGCACCCAGAGCTACTACGAGGCCGTCACCCGCGCCTCGAAGTTCCCGGCCACCAACGAGCCCAACGACACCACCAACGGCCTCTACTACGGCGTCGACGACAAGGCCAAGACCGTCCTGTGCGGCCCGCAGGAGGCACTGGCCGACATCAAGGAGACCTGCACGAACGCCGGCAAGCGGCCGAGCTCGTTCGTCCACGTGCCGCGCGGCTACGTCATCGTCCAGGCCGAGAACGACTCGACGAGCAAGGCGGCGGCCGCGGCGGCCTCCGACGCCTATTACATCCTCAAGGACGATCCGTCCCTCCTGGGCACGGACATCAAGAACCCCGAGCAGAACATCGACAGCTCGGGCACCGGCCAGCCCAACGTCACCTTCGACTTCACGAGCGCGGGGC from the Baekduia soli genome contains:
- a CDS encoding HD-GYP domain-containing protein; translation: MPGARDLNKDALGGWATRPFTESRRLRDELRVTQARIAALEAERTDYLRRDRRVAGVLTHDAFREAAAAALRGSQRRGEPAALVLADIDGFRALNGRRGSAAGDEALSVVGAHLRELVRGGDIVGRTGADELAVIMPGAPLTGARGVAERLVAALEQSGPVTVSVGIAVDGGTAHLDGLLADGAEVLERARQAGGGRVGMPGRVQAPAEPSRGAIGALALALAERDRPTGEHSEKVVALAGAVARRLGLDSEDVERIAAAALLHDVGKVAVPDRILRKPGPLDEAEWRVMREHSLVGERILRAVPGLGPVARIVRHCHEHVDGGGYPDGLRDEAIPLGSRIVAVCDAYDAMTSDRPWREAMLPAQAAAELRAGAGTRFDPRIVDALLGYVADCTPVDYAARSAA
- the ruvC gene encoding crossover junction endodeoxyribonuclease RuvC, with protein sequence MNVLGIDPGLANTGYGLVARRGARIVALDGGVVHTAAGVPAEQRLASIFSEVDELLERHRPDAVALEDLFFGQNARSAFAVGQARGVVMLAAGRRGVPCASYTPQQVKQAVCGTGRAGKDQVARMVCAMLGLPGDPLPDHATDALAVGVCHVNHAPLAQALAVAR
- the ruvA gene encoding Holliday junction branch migration protein RuvA — protein: MIALVAGEVAVRRADHVVIETASGVGYRLAVSAETLKHVPAAGGAVSLHAHLVVRDDALALYGFATEDERDLFLLLIGVQSVGPKMALAVLSGGSSRELITALAAGDVKRLVAVPGIGKRTAERIVVELREKVSVHAGGLDVPGEGITVRRTDEPRELARDGLVELGFSPEEAERLLAGADGETTEELLQQALRAARS
- the ruvB gene encoding Holliday junction branch migration DNA helicase RuvB; amino-acid sequence: MLMRIQTPEEAFAEDLDRSLRPRTLADFVGQDGLKAQLQVSLEAAKARGEALDHVLLAGPPGLGKTSLAQILAAEMGVPFVQTAAPALERKADIAAFLSALEPRSVFFVDELHRLSRALEETFYPAMEDLQLPITLGQGAGARVTNLPLPPFTLVGATTRAGLLTTPLRDRFGIQHRLEPYDGPELTAIVHRSAHILGCEVQEAGASAIARRSRGTPRVANRLLKRVRDFAEVRGRGVVDAATADAALDLLQIDDLGLDRLDREILSAVCSKFGGGPVGLSTLAVTVGEEQDTIEDVYEPYLLQCGFLMRTPRGRVATAGAYAHLGLEAPEDPALF
- a CDS encoding PAS domain-containing protein, yielding MAHLFICPNCGNRTTESERNAGFRRQARGCAKCGFGFLFELLDDYYPAPDAAFFVCDQQGKVLACGRGSFELTGLDDERVIGRPVRDVLGLRFEDGDDPVGTVLEWGVRKLKQTVEVNAEGDLPAQATADLFPAYDDDGGMLLVLTPSK